From Halorussus lipolyticus:
GGACCCCGAGGCCGACACGCCCCTGCCCGACCGCTACGTCGAGGGCACCTGTCCCTACTGCGGTGCCAAGGCCCGCGGCGACGAGTGCGACGAGGGGTGTCAGCGCCACCTCGAACCCGGCGAAATCGAAAATCCCGTCAGCACCATCACCGGCAACCCCGCCGAGTACCGGACGCGGGAACACAAGTTCCTGCGCCTCTCGGACTTTCAGGAGTACCTCGCCGGGTTCATCGACCGCCTCGAAGGCACCAGCAACGCCCGAAACCAGCCCAAAGAGTGGATAGAGGGCGAACTACAGGACCTCTGTATCACCCGCGATATGGACTGGGGCATCGACTACCCCGGCGATGGCGAAGGCGGCGAGGAGAAAGAAGACCTCGTCCTCTACGTCTGGGTTGACGCCCCCATCGAGTACGTCGCCTCCACGAAGCAGTACACCGAGCGCGTCGGTGCCGACGAGTACGACTGGGAGGAGGTCTGGAAGGACGGTGCCCCGGATGCTGGCGCACCCGACGAGACCGACGACGAGGCGTGGGAATCAGCAGACACGGGCGAAATCGTCCACGTCATCGGTAGAGACATCATCCAGCACCACACCGTCTTCTGGCCCTCGATGCTCCGGGGCGCGGGCTACAACGAACCCCGGTCGGTCATGGCCAGCGGCTTCGTCAACCTCGACGGACAGGCGTTCTCGACCAGTCGCAACCGCGCGGTCTGGGCCGACGACTACCTCGACGAGGGCTTCCACCCGGACCTCGTGCGCTACTACCTGACCACGACCGGGGGCTTCCAGCAGGACGTGGACTTCTCGTGGGAGAAGTTCCAAGAGCGCGTGAACGGCGAGTTGGTCGGCACGCTCGGCAACTTCGCCTACCGAAGCCTGCTGTTCTCTGCGCGGAACTACGACGGTGCCCCGGACGCCGAAACCTCCGAGGAGGTCGCCGACCGAATCGAGGAGGCCATCGCGGACTTCGAGCAGGCGGTCAACGACTACTCGCTCAAGAACGCCGGTGACGCCGCGGTGGCGCTGGCCGGGTTCGGCAACGAGTACATCCAGCGCAACGAACCGTGGAACCTCACGGGTGACGAACCGGAACGCGCAGAGCAGGTCATCTACGACTGCGTGCAGATTGCCAAAGCCGTCGCGGTCCTCTCCGCGCCGGTCCTGCCCGACAAGGCCCAGACGCTCTGGACCCAACTCGGCGAGGACGGGTCGGTCCACGACGCGAACCTCGACGCCTGCCTCCAGTCGCCGCCGGGCGAGTTCGGCGAACCCGACGAACTGTTCGAGAAAATCGAGGACGAGCGCGTCGAACAACTCAACGAGAAGCTTCAGGAGCGAATCGAAGCGGCTACGGACGACAGCGACGAAGACGAATCCGACACCATGAGCGACACCGACATCGAACCCATCGCCGAGGACCGCATCAGCTTCGAAGACTTCCAAAATCTCGACATCCGCGTCGGCGAAATCGAAGTCGCCGAACCCATCGAGGGGGCCGACGACCTCGCACGCCTCGAAGTGGACATCGGGACCGAGACTCGCCAAATCGTCGCGGGCATCAAGCAACTCCACGACCTCGACTCCCTGCCGGGCACGAAAGTCGTCGTCGTGGCGAACCTCGAACAGGCCGAACTGTTCGGCGTCGAGTCCAACGGGATGGTGCTGGCGGCCGGCGAGGAGGCCGACCTGCTGACGACCCACGACGACAGCGCGCCGGGCACGAAGGTCAAGTAACTGACTGCCGACTGCGCAGACGCTACGTCGGCGGTCCGAAGGCAACTCAGCAGTATATTTATATACCTTCGCCGTCGTATCGACGAACGGTGCCAACGACGTAACCAGTCGG
This genomic window contains:
- the metG gene encoding methionine--tRNA ligase, yielding MSHDDFPTEHPAVVTCGLPYANGDLHIGHLRTYISGDAYARALEKLGQQTAFVSGSDMHGTPVAVNAEKQGVSPEEFALEHHEKYAETFPQFNVEFDNYGHTHDETNTELTQEFVRSWVENDHVFEKEIQVAWDPEADTPLPDRYVEGTCPYCGAKARGDECDEGCQRHLEPGEIENPVSTITGNPAEYRTREHKFLRLSDFQEYLAGFIDRLEGTSNARNQPKEWIEGELQDLCITRDMDWGIDYPGDGEGGEEKEDLVLYVWVDAPIEYVASTKQYTERVGADEYDWEEVWKDGAPDAGAPDETDDEAWESADTGEIVHVIGRDIIQHHTVFWPSMLRGAGYNEPRSVMASGFVNLDGQAFSTSRNRAVWADDYLDEGFHPDLVRYYLTTTGGFQQDVDFSWEKFQERVNGELVGTLGNFAYRSLLFSARNYDGAPDAETSEEVADRIEEAIADFEQAVNDYSLKNAGDAAVALAGFGNEYIQRNEPWNLTGDEPERAEQVIYDCVQIAKAVAVLSAPVLPDKAQTLWTQLGEDGSVHDANLDACLQSPPGEFGEPDELFEKIEDERVEQLNEKLQERIEAATDDSDEDESDTMSDTDIEPIAEDRISFEDFQNLDIRVGEIEVAEPIEGADDLARLEVDIGTETRQIVAGIKQLHDLDSLPGTKVVVVANLEQAELFGVESNGMVLAAGEEADLLTTHDDSAPGTKVK